A stretch of Borrelia turcica IST7 DNA encodes these proteins:
- the secG gene encoding preprotein translocase subunit SecG, whose product MELFKFLMFVFFIVTSFMIILLVLFQDEQGDGIGGVFGGGSSSIFGAKSSNVAIKITGFFIALFFIFVVTLSFINTKRVDDSLLKDIKTNEKSSPFWNDDTKEEKETDREETLKKKS is encoded by the coding sequence TTGGAATTATTTAAATTTTTGATGTTTGTCTTTTTTATTGTAACTTCGTTTATGATTATTTTATTGGTATTGTTTCAGGATGAACAAGGTGATGGTATTGGAGGAGTATTTGGAGGAGGTAGTTCTTCTATTTTTGGAGCTAAATCTTCAAATGTTGCAATAAAGATTACGGGATTTTTTATTGCACTTTTTTTTATATTTGTTGTTACATTGTCTTTTATTAATACAAAAAGAGTTGATGATAGTTTATTGAAAGATATTAAGACGAATGAAAAGAGTTCACCATTTTGGAATGATGATACAAAAGAAGAGAAAGAAACTGACAGGGAAGAGACTTTAAAGAAAAAAAGTTGA
- the tpiA gene encoding triose-phosphate isomerase: MRKIFLAGNWKMHYTSEEALGVAKQIVDGVQYIKDDVVVMITPPFTSLCKVCNVTRGTNVLLGAQNMSYENSGARTSEISPSMLLEFGVDYVILGHSECRTYLGETDEIVNKKVLTGLRNPFKYLILCVGETLKEREEHKTLDIVLNQIRKGLASVSESELGRIILAYEPVWAIGTGKTATKEEAQEVHRAIRLEIEKLYSKVAANNIIIQYGGSVNIDNIESLMGESDIDGALIGGASLKADSFLSIISKVAK; this comes from the coding sequence ATGAGAAAGATATTTTTAGCAGGAAATTGGAAGATGCATTATACAAGCGAAGAGGCTTTAGGTGTTGCTAAACAGATTGTAGATGGAGTGCAGTATATTAAGGATGATGTTGTGGTTATGATAACTCCGCCCTTTACATCTCTTTGTAAAGTATGCAATGTTACTAGGGGAACTAATGTTCTTCTTGGTGCACAAAATATGTCTTATGAAAATAGTGGAGCAAGAACGAGTGAGATTTCACCTTCTATGCTGTTGGAATTTGGGGTTGATTATGTAATACTTGGACACTCAGAATGTAGGACTTATCTTGGAGAAACAGATGAGATAGTGAATAAAAAGGTTCTTACAGGTCTTAGAAATCCATTTAAATATTTAATCCTTTGTGTTGGCGAAACTCTTAAGGAGAGAGAAGAACACAAAACTTTGGACATTGTTTTAAATCAAATTAGAAAAGGGTTGGCTTCTGTATCTGAATCTGAGCTTGGAAGAATAATTTTAGCTTATGAGCCTGTGTGGGCAATTGGAACTGGTAAAACAGCGACAAAGGAAGAAGCTCAGGAAGTTCATCGGGCAATTAGGCTTGAGATTGAAAAGCTATATTCTAAGGTAGCGGCTAATAATATTATAATTCAGTATGGTGGTTCTGTTAATATTGATAATATAGAAAGTCTTATGGGAGAGAGTGATATTGATGGAGCGTTGATTGGTGGTGCATCTTTGAAAGCTGATTCTTTTTTGAGTATAATTAGTAAGGTAGCTAAGTAG